The Salvelinus alpinus chromosome 3, SLU_Salpinus.1, whole genome shotgun sequence genome segment CCTTCTGGTCTCATTCTTGTACAGTAGTTTGAAGTTGTAAAGGACATATTTTGCTTTTGTGTGTATTCGCTTTAAAATGCAGAACGAGCTCTGAGAATACCATCATTTgcaattaaaaaaaatctatttcataTAATTAGGCGGCCTATATCTGTTGTCTGTGAAGATGCGGAATATGTTTTATTTTGGTACGTCAGATGTATAATGCAAACAATCAGCTAAAACGTTTTACTCAACAGTTATCTTAATATATTTATTTCCTTAGCAAAATATCCTCTCTTTTTTTCTAGTCTTAGAGTGGGGAATGGGAAGGATGTGCTTGTCTATAGGTTTGAGGCCAGCCTGGTCTTGGAGGAAGGTGTGTTCCATTCGTCAGCGAGCAACATTGGGGAGTCGCGGGGGGCAGCATACTGTGCCACGTTGGGCAGGCCGGGCACGACGCAACAACCGAGGGCACTGCGGAAAGTGGGCATGTCGTGGGCGTCATACCACTCGTCTGTCTTCCCGTCGTAGCACTCCACGTTGTAGGTGGTGTTGAAACCATTGAAGCCGCCCAGCACGAAGAGCAGGTCATCCACCACGGCGATGCCAAAGTTGCTACGTGGGTTGAACATGGCGGGCAAGGTGCGCCAGGTGTTGTCCAGTGGGTTGTAGACCGCTGCGGTCTTCAGACGGTTGGCGCCGTCAAAGCCTCCAACCTAGGGTAGAACAATCTTGTGAGTCTGAGGCTAATTGGATTTCAAATGTTGTGAGAAAGAAACAGAAGCCAGAGACAATTCATCTGTATGTTTAATTAGCCACATATACATTCATTATAAACTTTACATTAAATGTCAAGAAAAGCTTCATGAAAGAACAGCTGCTTATGTTCAAGTTGTACCGTCAAAATGTAACTTGCTTGACAGCCTGAGACTATTGAGGTAATTGACGTCTCCATCTATTCCAGACGGGTAGTTTTACACAGCAATCAATCTCACTGAGGAGCCGAGCACCATTTACTCCAAAGGCCATCTCAGTGCTCCAGGTAGTTACTGCAATTTGTTTTATCCTCAATTCTGAATATCTCCCATTGAATTGTACCATGAGTAAAGCGCCTGCACACCCCTGGACTTGTCCTGGGACAAGTGTTTTGAATGTACAGACCAAATCACATTACAAAAGTGTTAGTCCTCCAGACATGACTACTTAGTTTGTTCCGACTAGAAGTGCTGCTCTGACTCATGTTGTATGTATAACTTACTGCATAGAGGTGCTCCTTGTATGCAATGACGCCGACCCCACTGCGGCGGCGACTCATAGGGGCAATCAGGGTCCATTGGTTAGTCTTGGGACAGTAGCTCTCTGCATTGAACAAGCACTCGGTCCCATTGAAGCCTCCACAGACGTACACCTGAACGCCAGAGAACCCCACAGGATTGACACATCACAAATGTTATTTTATTACTTGTAAGGTGCAATCTAGTAGTCTAGTTTGCCATTTACTGTTTTCGGTTTATTACCAATCACTCTTTCGTACTGCCACATGAGTATTGGCAGGCATCACTTATCTATTCCCCTTCAACTTCTGCCTACCTTGCCATGCAGTGTGGTGGCACTGGCATCGCTCCTCTTCTCGTGCATCGGTGCTACCAGGGTCCACTGGTTTGTCTCAGGCTCGTACCGCTCCACACTTGTAAGACGCCCGTAGCCATCGAAACCGCCTATGGCATAAATGCAGCCGTCCAACACTGTCACACTGACGTAGCAGCGCCGCGAGTGCATGGGTGCAACTTGGTGCCAGGTGCACGTGATGGGGTTGAACTTGCGGACGCTGTTGAAGTATTCCACGCTGTCAAAGCCGCCTAAGCAGTAGACGAAGCCGTTGAGGTACGCAGCACCGTGGTAAGCCCGTGGGCTCTCTTCCTGCGCTATGGTCGCCCAACGGTCGGCCCTCGTGTCGTATGCTTCGATGACATTGGTCGGGTTGCCTCCACTCCAGCCGCCGATAGCTAGTAAGATGGCGTAGGGCAGGCGAGGTCGCCTCAGCGGATTACTGGAAATGGAGGGGCCGTGCATGTTGAGTTCGTATATGGCCTTTAAGGCGTTGAGGATGATGGGTTTGCATTCATCGCTGTCCTTCACCAGGGAGTTGTTCCTCACATGGTTTATGAAGTAGTCAGCATTCATCAAAGCCATTCGCACCTAGATGGACAGAATTAAATGTAAGGGATTTCATACAGTTGAAAAACACTCAAAGCAAACCAGATAGAGGTATGGAAGACTAAGCAAACACGCTTCTTGTCTAACATAATGTGGCACATATTATGAAACCAGTTTTTACTTGGTTGTTATTAGCTCCATAGGTGCCCAGTATGAGAACAAAAAAGTAGGCCTTTGATCAGTGACCATTTTATAAGTGGACCATCACCTTTGGCAGTAGCACAGAGATCCAGTGCCTGCGGCTGGCAGGAGTGTGGGCAATCCAGCGCAGGATGCCCTCAAACACGGTGTTCTCCTGCCTCACGTTCAGGTCGTCCTTCTTGATGAGGTCGAGGAGTTGGGCCAGAGACAGCTCCAGGAACTCCTGGGAGCAGCAGACGATTTCCTCAAAGTGGTGCAGGATGAAGAAGAGTGCTCGGCGTTGCAGCTCCGGGCAGGAGTAGAAGTCGGCAAACTTGCAGATGCCGATGCAGTTTTCCAGACACAGCTGGGTCTCCAGGAAGTGGCAGCAGGCCTGCACGATGCCCAGGATGGAGAACTGGTCTGCCGCCTCTAGGAGCAGCTCCACGTTGTCCGCCGTGACCGGGACGGTCCGGGTGTAGGCGTACTCGATGAGCATCCTCATAATCTCAGGAGATACACCTGGGATGGTGTACACACGTTTCTCGCAGGGGTTCCAGCCACTGGTGAACAGAGCACTGCAGAGGGAAAAAGGGAAAACATTGACAACTCACTGAGGGACAGTTTCACACATCACAGACCCAGAATAAGGAAACCAATTCTTTAAAAATGTAACTGTCCAGAGTTGGATACATGTATCTGGCCTATGAAACTCTTTTGATTAAGCATTAACCATAGTCCAGAAATAATTGAAGATGTGTCTATGAAGACAAATTATGATTAATCTGAATGAAATGTATTTACAGAAGAAGGCTCAATCGTGTTGGGAAACTGGGCTAGTGTTGGTACTCTCCCTGGGCATGGTTTGAGGCTAAAGTCTCCATTCTTCATCTATGTCAATTCATATTCAGAATGTTGAAGTGATTTTTGTTTGCATGTTTATGGTACAATCACCACAGAAGCCTCTCACCGGAAATACGAGCTGCATCCACACAGGATAGTCTTGTGGGCACTGAACTCAACTCCCTCGACTTTGATGACCACATCGCAGAGTTTCTCTTCCAGGCGTAGCTCATTGAAAATGTTGCAGGCCATGGCACCAGTAGTCTTCTCCTTTTGAAATTTGGTTAAGGTTCTAAACTCTTCCATGTCTTCAGCAGACTTTTTAGTTTGTGAAATGTTTGATGTGATAGAGAGAGGGCTTTGCTTTCCATTCTTGTTGAGTTCTAGAACATCCGTACATTGATACATCACAATGGCATTTCTTCCACTTCTCTGTTGATACAAAGCAATCAATTTACCATGGTAACATGATCCAATAATGaaataatctaaaacaaaaaAGTTAAGAGCCccaaaatataaaatgtacaataaaatgttttaaattgtAATTATTGTGAACTTAACTGACATtctatatttaaaaataaaatatgtcAAAACAGATTACATTTTTGGGTATATTCTGAATTTTTCAGGTTTTTGCTTTAGTTTTCAGGTGACATCCATTTGATCAACAACCGCCGATATCTGGCTACTTTTTGAAATCAACGTATGGGAACCACTGTTTACGTTAGTCTGTTTCAGAGGGAGGACTGCAGGTGCAACAAGATTTTGACATGTAAATAAATCTAGctggcaagctagctagctaacagtattcTGTTTCTGATTAGTAGCATTTACTCAAACCAATTAGTTGTAGCTACATTTACTCAAACCAACCTTTCATTGATGTATTGCAAATACGTATGTTTATTGCTCACTGCATACCAGTTtgtctagttagctagctagcgagcgTCTGAAAATGGTAAGTGTCTCTTGGACTGTTAAATATCTAACGTAGCTAGATAGATAGCATTGCCATTGGTTATTCCTATGCACTACTGGCAAGATTGCACAACAAAAAACAAGGGACACTAGATTTCTAATGGCTTACCGAGAGAAACATCTCGTTGGTTTGCGTTATTTTGGATAGCAGTGCAAGGTAACCACACACTTTGCTAGGTTAGCTACGGTTGTTTACCATATTGTTTTGAATTGGAATGATGAGCACAACGTAATAATGCCATATTTACCAAGGAAGGATGTTAaaaagtgagggaaatataatTTATTGCAAACATATGGAAATTATTTCAAATGTTCTCAAACTACAGAGAACACACATAGCTAGTTATTACATCTAGCTAGCAATGTACATGCCTGTAGTCATCTTATTACTGACAAAAGTAATTGACATTATCTCAATTCATATtggcaaatgtttgttttgtattgGGGCACAGAGTACAGTCATTATACTCAGGGTATCTTGAGTAGAATGACTGTTAAACGGTAACTCCACCACATTTCAACCtcattttcattatctccagAACAATGTCATATGTGAAAACGGTACATTTCTAAGTTTTgtagaaagatatatatataaagttaaaatttaaataaaaattaagtaagcatttcactgttagtctacaacaAAAGTTAAAACTTttaaaacagtgattttcaaactaTGAGATTCGCGGAGACGTGCTTGGATAGAAACCCgttgcaggtttaaaaatatatattttttaaacttttaatcCTACCCTTTGATATCACAGAGAATCATTTTTTTTACCTTATCTTTTTAAacacaaatcatagaaacacattgttttcacatatgtagacactggtttggtgctggGGCTGAtgaatgaggttgaaaagtgccGGAAATGCCCTTTTAATATAAATTGGATAAGCTAAGCATGTTTTTTTCTCCGCTCTGCCATGAGACATCAGTGACTGGGTGATGATGTCTCCTGTTCCATGAATACCATTAATTAGCTAATACCTCTCTCCCTGGTTCTTGGCTCAGATATACCACATCCCCTGGATATATTTGCCAATAAGGACTGCCCTAGCAATCTGGCACCAGCTGACAAAGTCTGAGGTCAGACAGTTCTCCGTTCTATTGTTTACTGCTCTGCTTTTTACCCATGCCTAGTACAGTTAATTCATCCAAATCCATCTCTGCTATTTAGTAACTGCATGCATTTTGTCTGACAGTCTCTCCTTTGGATTTACAATATGCATCTAAACTGTTCGAATTCCACACTATTTGTAGCCTAttagaatgcactgtatttggtgATTTGGGAAACGCATGTCGTTGGAGCATGTGTCGATGctgataggatcgaaagaaaggCAGTGCTGCTCTTGTATCCGCATCCTCAATTCAAATCATGCCTTAATATTtgaattatttcacaatactgatgACGTATCAGCCGCTAGAGAGATATTACCCCGTCTGCAAATATTGAGGTGGCGTATTCTAATGCTTACTCTATAAAAATTCACTAAATCACCGATTTGGCGCATCATTGTGCAcatgttaggctacacatcattAAATATATTGAGattacagacagtagcctacaagtagctaaatataactacatttattgaacatgaaatatgattgaaataggcctatagcctaccatatttatattttattgcaGTCGTCTCGGTTTTCATTGTAATACGTCACTTAGtagtttgtatcaattgcaaagacattggcaactttgtatttgtagtcaactttgtccTGAAGATGTCGGCGGTCACGGAgattctatgtttagcggagATGTATAAAGTGACACGGGAGGGCAAAAAAAGCGTTGAAAGACTCACTTAGTTATTCTACGAGTGGTCGGAGGCAGGCTTTAGATTACAAGTGCAACGTTAAtaatgatggttttgggaaacagcttggAGACTTAACAATGCTCCTATGAAGGTTCAAATTATGAATTTTTCCTTACGATGCTTTTGGGGAACCGGGCCCAGACCGGGTCAATAATAAGTTAATAACTGCAAACTGTGTGGATTTGGAATAATTGTATCCTACCCTCCTATTTTTCTCTTTAAGTCAACCTAGGCTGTGTAGTGGCTTTGTAATGGTAAAAATAGGTCTTCGTGTGTAGTCTAGTATTACTAACTTGGAAGAAATCGGCtacattttaaatgcaggctctGTAGTTGACTAGTAAATTAAAGCAATTAGCTCAGCGTGCAGAGTGACGCATGATACATATGGTGTTAACGTGGTGGCGGGAGTAGTATCTCAAAATTAACCACAGTGTATTCAAGTAGGCCTATGTGGGTTAGCGTTGTcccctattttctacatttgtcCTTTTGCGCCCCCTACAGGTTGATAGCAACAATAGCAGGTGTgggatttgtattattattttggaTTCAGACTCTACTAAAGATATGTGTGTGAGATTTCGGGAGGTTGAAATACGGGCTTTGAATGCAGAAATAGCCTCGTACAATTTGTTTGCGATTTTATAGAGCCACATTCATCTTATTGTCCATACTGAACACATTTCACTAATCCATTCATTCCAATTAAATAGTGTTGATTTGCCCTGTTGACTTACTTCTGGCCAGTGATTGATTTACTTCCGGCCGCTTTGTTTTAAGCTTCATCATAGGAGTGTTTTGGTACTGTAGTAAATGCATTACTTTATCCATGAATTAGCGGTGTAGAGCCTTGTAGTATAATCTACTGACTCTAGTCCCCCCATCCCTCCGCCCGTCCTTCCTCAACCCCCACGTGGAATGGTCACCACTGGTACAGGTATCCAACGCCTGTCTTCTCCTTATTCCCCAGATCCCAGAGCTGGCCAAGGCCTCTGTGCTGATGAGGGACCGCAGCAGAGTGGAGGAGACCATACAGGCCATGCAACGAGCCGGGCCAGATGCCCTCCAGGTAACCACTGGCCAGAAGTACTGTATACAGGGTCAAAGGTCACTTAGACCTAGCCAAAAAAAGCACACTGCAATAGCTCCCCACAAGAGTTTTTGTGTGTATGAGTAGAAATTTAGCAAACACTTCTGAGTACCATCCGTGACGATAGGGGAGGGGTCGCACTCACACAATAACAGAGGGGGCAGAATACTGTGGCCCTGACGGCACAGCATAATCATAATGGTCTGACTGCACCGAGGTGCCGGGGAAGAATGGTCTCCACGGTggaccagcgtgtgtgtgttgtgtgttgtggggAAAGGGGGGTAACCGAGCACCATCAGCCAGGACTAGACATTGGCTTATCAAGTTTTTCCATCCCTGCTCAATTTTGGTGCGCCTCGCAAACAGCTACAACGGTATGCGCATTTACATAGCAAGTCTAGTCTTTGAGCTGGGCTCGGGGATGGAACAACTGttcaaataaaaaaaagtgttgtcacatgctttgtatatgacaggtgtagactaacagtggaatggttacttacgggcccttcccaacaatgcagagagaaaacaagaaatagtaaaaataataacAAGGAATaagtacacaatgagtaacgataacttggctatatacacggggtaccagtaccaagtcgatgtgcacgggtacgaggtaattgaggtagatatgtaggtagggataaagtgacaagGCAACGGGAGagataataaatcaaatcaaagttcatttgtcacatgcgccgaatacaacaggtagaccttacagtgaaatgcttacttacaagccctaaccaacagtgcagtttataAGTAAAAAATAGCTATTacgtgaacaatagataagtaaagaaataaaaacaacagtaaaaagacagtgaaaaattacagtagcaaggctataacagtagcgaggttatatacaggcaccggttagtcgggctaattgaggtagtatgtacatgtagatatggttaaagtgactgcatatatgataaacagagagtagcagtagcgtaaaagaggggttggcgggtggtgggtggcgggacacaatgcagatagtccgggtagccaatgtgcgggcgcaccggttagtcgggctaattgaggtagtatgtacatgaatgtatagttaaagtgactgcatatatgattaacagagagtagcagcagtgtgataaacagtaacagcagcatatgTGAACAGTCAAAAGAgttgcaaaaagggtcaatgcagatattccggttaactatttagcagtcttatagcttaggggtttagaagctgttcagggtcttgtTGATTCCAgatttggtgcatcggtaccgcttgccgtgccgtagcagagagagcagtctatgacttgtgtggctggagtctttaacagtttttagggccttcctctgacactgcctggtatcaaggtcctggatagcagggagctcggccccagtgatgtactgggtcatacgcattaccctctgtagcgccttgcggtcggatgccaagcagtttccataccaagcggtgatggaGTCACGGAGATGGGCTAAATACTGTACACTGCAATaaggtcagagcaaaaaccaaaccatgaggtcgaaggaattgtccgtagagctccgagacaggattgtgttgaggcacagatctgaagggtaccaaaaatgtctgcagcattgaagttccccaagaacacagtggcctccgtcattcttaaatggaaaaagtttggaaccaccaagactcttcctcgagctcgctgcccagccaaactgagcaatcgggagagaagggccttggtcagggaggtaaccaagagcCCGATTgccactgacagagctccagagttcctctgtggagatgggagaaccttccagaaggacaaccatctctgcagcactccaccaataggcctttatgctagagtgaccagacggaagccactcctcagtaaaagacacatgacaacccgcttggagtttgccaaaaggcacctaaagactctgacgatgagaaacaagatgctctggtctgatgaaaccaagattgaactctttggcctgaatgccaagtgtcacgtttggaggaaccctggcaccatccctacggtgacgcatggtggttgcagcatcatgctgtggggatgtttttcagcggcagggactggaagactagttcggatcgaggaaaagatgaacggagcaaagtacagagagatccttgatgaaaaactgcttcagagtgctc includes the following:
- the LOC139570441 gene encoding kelch-like protein 10, with translation MFLSRSGRNAIVMYQCTDVLELNKNGKQSPLSITSNISQTKKSAEDMEEFRTLTKFQKEKTTGAMACNIFNELRLEEKLCDVVIKVEGVEFSAHKTILCGCSSYFRALFTSGWNPCEKRVYTIPGVSPEIMRMLIEYAYTRTVPVTADNVELLLEAADQFSILGIVQACCHFLETQLCLENCIGICKFADFYSCPELQRRALFFILHHFEEIVCCSQEFLELSLAQLLDLIKKDDLNVRQENTVFEGILRWIAHTPASRRHWISVLLPKVRMALMNADYFINHVRNNSLVKDSDECKPIILNALKAIYELNMHGPSISSNPLRRPRLPYAILLAIGGWSGGNPTNVIEAYDTRADRWATIAQEESPRAYHGAAYLNGFVYCLGGFDSVEYFNSVRKFNPITCTWHQVAPMHSRRCYVSVTVLDGCIYAIGGFDGYGRLTSVERYEPETNQWTLVAPMHEKRSDASATTLHGKVYVCGGFNGTECLFNAESYCPKTNQWTLIAPMSRRRSGVGVIAYKEHLYAVGGFDGANRLKTAAVYNPLDNTWRTLPAMFNPRSNFGIAVVDDLLFVLGGFNGFNTTYNVECYDGKTDEWYDAHDMPTFRSALGCCVVPGLPNVAQYAAPRDSPMLLADEWNTPSSKTRLASNL